In one Cygnus atratus isolate AKBS03 ecotype Queensland, Australia chromosome 14, CAtr_DNAZoo_HiC_assembly, whole genome shotgun sequence genomic region, the following are encoded:
- the ZCCHC10 gene encoding zinc finger CCHC domain-containing protein 10 isoform X1 translates to MQRGPARGPPANMATPMHRLIARRQAEANKQHVRCQKCLEFGHWTYECTGKRKYLHRPSRTAQLAKVLKEKEKRLLLQQSAGESTAERKTKKKRSKSVTSSSSSSSVSSASDSSSDSEDSSTSSSDDDSDSDESSSTSSSSPSSSSTSSSSEFESDSSSSSSSSSSTDSSSDDEPPKKKKKK, encoded by the exons ATgcagcgcggccccgcccgCGGCCCGCCCGCCAACATGGCGACTCCCATGCACCGCCTCATCGCCCGCCGCCAGGC GGAGGCAAACAAGCAGCATGTAAGATGTCAGAAATGTTTGGAGTTCGGCCATTGGACGTATGAATgtacagggaagagaaaataccTGCACAGACCTTCGAGGACAGCTCAGTTAGCAaaagttctgaaagaaaaagaaaagcgaCTGTTATTGCAGCAAAG CGCTGGAGAAAGTACTGCAGAAAggaagaccaagaaaaaaag atctaAAAGTGTGACGagttccagcagcagcagcagtgtcagcTCAGCTAGCGATTCGTCATCTGACAGCGAAGATTCCTCTACCTCCTCTTCTGATGATGATAGTGACAGTGATGAGAGCTCCTCAACTTCCTCGTCGTCTCCATCCTCGAGTAgtacttcttcttcttcagagTTCGAATCAGATTCTAGTTCCTCTAGCAGTAgtagcagcagcacagacagtaGTTCTGATGATGAGccaccaaagaaaaagaagaagaaataa
- the ZCCHC10 gene encoding zinc finger CCHC domain-containing protein 10 isoform X2, whose product MQRGPARGPPANMATPMHRLIARRQAEANKQHVRCQKCLEFGHWTYECTGKRKYLHRPSRTAQLAKVLKEKEKRLLLQQRSKSVTSSSSSSSVSSASDSSSDSEDSSTSSSDDDSDSDESSSTSSSSPSSSSTSSSSEFESDSSSSSSSSSSTDSSSDDEPPKKKKKK is encoded by the exons ATgcagcgcggccccgcccgCGGCCCGCCCGCCAACATGGCGACTCCCATGCACCGCCTCATCGCCCGCCGCCAGGC GGAGGCAAACAAGCAGCATGTAAGATGTCAGAAATGTTTGGAGTTCGGCCATTGGACGTATGAATgtacagggaagagaaaataccTGCACAGACCTTCGAGGACAGCTCAGTTAGCAaaagttctgaaagaaaaagaaaagcgaCTGTTATTGCAGCAAAG atctaAAAGTGTGACGagttccagcagcagcagcagtgtcagcTCAGCTAGCGATTCGTCATCTGACAGCGAAGATTCCTCTACCTCCTCTTCTGATGATGATAGTGACAGTGATGAGAGCTCCTCAACTTCCTCGTCGTCTCCATCCTCGAGTAgtacttcttcttcttcagagTTCGAATCAGATTCTAGTTCCTCTAGCAGTAgtagcagcagcacagacagtaGTTCTGATGATGAGccaccaaagaaaaagaagaagaaataa